A genome region from Bifidobacterium coryneforme includes the following:
- a CDS encoding carbohydrate ABC transporter permease — protein MRSRKKGAKSAPSRTDEERGMSRIPGNPSSRFWWYLIPGLAVLLWIIIIPALWNIYLSFTNYRGIRPPRWIGLDNWSRLMRDATFWASFRNSIWMIVAMVVIPILVGLVLASLVFDVVQKRFGAKTASTMRAVYYFPQLLPISVAALVMGWIFRPENGALNAILEGVGLGRFQHNWLGSPDTALIFLMVIMIWIQLGYPLVIFMSGLQRVDPELYEAASLDGANWWQRFKVITLPAIKPEIFVVALTCTIAALKVFAPVYMLTKGGPGDSTIVPSYYSYTQFFQSQQVGYGAAIATALTVVIIVISIVFTNLQQRVEKEDEE, from the coding sequence ATGCGATCTCGAAAGAAAGGCGCGAAGTCGGCCCCCTCCAGGACCGACGAAGAGCGCGGGATGTCCCGGATACCGGGCAATCCGTCAAGCCGTTTCTGGTGGTACCTGATACCGGGCCTGGCGGTCCTGCTCTGGATCATCATCATTCCGGCCCTGTGGAACATCTATCTGAGCTTCACCAACTACCGCGGCATACGGCCGCCTCGCTGGATCGGACTCGACAACTGGTCCAGGCTGATGAGGGATGCCACCTTTTGGGCCTCCTTCCGAAATTCAATCTGGATGATTGTGGCCATGGTGGTCATTCCCATCCTGGTCGGCCTGGTTCTGGCCTCCCTGGTATTCGACGTGGTGCAGAAGCGCTTTGGGGCAAAGACCGCCTCGACCATGCGGGCTGTGTATTATTTCCCCCAGCTCCTGCCCATCTCCGTGGCGGCCCTGGTCATGGGGTGGATATTCCGGCCGGAGAACGGGGCGTTGAACGCGATTCTTGAGGGGGTGGGCCTGGGCCGTTTCCAGCACAATTGGCTGGGGTCTCCTGATACGGCGCTGATATTCCTCATGGTCATCATGATCTGGATCCAGCTGGGGTACCCGCTCGTTATCTTCATGTCGGGTCTGCAGAGGGTCGATCCGGAACTCTATGAGGCGGCCAGCCTGGATGGGGCCAACTGGTGGCAGAGGTTCAAAGTCATCACCCTGCCGGCCATCAAGCCCGAGATTTTCGTGGTCGCACTCACCTGCACCATCGCGGCCCTGAAGGTCTTCGCCCCTGTGTATATGCTGACCAAGGGTGGTCCTGGCGACAGCACCATCGTGCCTTCCTACTACTCCTACACCCAGTTCTTCCAATCCCAGCAGGTGGGGTACGGAGCGGCCATAGCCACGGCCCTGACGGTGGTCATCATCGTCATATCGATAGTCTTCACCAACCTTCAGCAGCGGGTTGAGAAAGAGGATGAGGAGTAA
- a CDS encoding lytic transglycosylase: MIRGEYGNDPQRHALLGNRYDEVMAAVNERLRGNTGGGTGSGTYVVRPGDCLNMVFGGSWPVIAQLNGIRAPCVIYPGQRLATGSGGGGRTLTVRRGDTLSRIAARLGFPQSQIHGYRSGNPSLIYAGETLNY, encoded by the coding sequence GTGATCCGTGGCGAGTACGGCAACGACCCGCAGCGGCACGCCCTGTTGGGCAACCGGTACGACGAGGTCATGGCCGCGGTCAACGAGCGGCTGCGAGGCAACACGGGCGGGGGCACCGGGAGCGGCACCTATGTGGTGCGTCCCGGCGACTGCCTGAACATGGTCTTCGGCGGCTCCTGGCCCGTGATAGCCCAGCTCAACGGCATCCGAGCGCCCTGCGTCATCTATCCGGGCCAGCGTCTCGCTACCGGCAGCGGCGGCGGTGGCCGGACCTTGACCGTGCGCCGTGGCGATACGCTCTCCAGGATCGCCGCCAGGCTCGGCTTCCCCCAAAGCCAGATCCACGGCTACCGGTCCGGCAACCCCAGCCTGATCTATGCTGGCGAAACCCTCAACTACTAA
- a CDS encoding LacI family DNA-binding transcriptional regulator codes for MAGIKDVAAQAGVSISTVSYALSGKRRVSDETKLRVLEAVRLLDYRPKKGAVMLRQGARTRLIALSSPMHSYTDYSNYATFFFAVVARARRYHYNVVLLTDENEEDELLRMSYSGMVDGVLLLDVNTDDERVAHARTSMVPYVSIGCAENHADVVSVDMDFESMGRMAMDEFYRLGHREVLFIGASEESYRFGSNFLVRTREAIESRAKVLGVRLDFRYSTGDDARHVEEVIAEAYKATPGITAIMAQTNISHMNNVIGSLSRRGKSIPGDVSLLALSTFGNASVMERPIDEIPMQPNKTCSRGVDMLMDRLEGRNLSLGSVELIPSNYLRRGSVGPVSTRG; via the coding sequence GTGGCCGGAATCAAAGACGTTGCCGCTCAAGCTGGAGTCTCCATCAGCACCGTTTCGTATGCTCTCTCAGGAAAGCGTCGGGTCAGCGACGAGACCAAGCTGAGGGTCCTGGAGGCTGTACGTCTTCTGGACTACCGCCCGAAGAAGGGGGCGGTCATGCTTCGGCAGGGGGCGCGGACCAGGTTGATCGCCCTGAGTTCCCCCATGCACAGCTATACCGATTACAGCAACTACGCCACCTTCTTCTTCGCCGTCGTGGCCAGGGCTCGCCGATATCACTACAATGTGGTCCTGCTGACGGATGAGAACGAGGAGGATGAGCTTCTGCGCATGTCGTACAGCGGCATGGTTGATGGGGTTCTCCTGCTGGACGTCAACACCGACGATGAACGGGTGGCGCATGCTCGGACCTCCATGGTGCCTTATGTTTCAATCGGTTGTGCCGAGAATCATGCCGATGTCGTTTCCGTGGACATGGACTTTGAGTCCATGGGCAGGATGGCCATGGATGAGTTCTACCGGTTGGGGCACAGGGAGGTGCTTTTTATCGGTGCCAGTGAGGAGAGCTACCGGTTCGGTTCCAACTTCCTCGTCAGGACAAGGGAGGCCATCGAGTCGCGCGCAAAGGTACTGGGGGTGCGCCTGGATTTCAGGTATTCCACCGGGGATGACGCCAGGCACGTAGAGGAGGTCATCGCTGAGGCATATAAAGCGACACCGGGGATTACTGCGATCATGGCCCAGACCAACATCAGCCATATGAATAACGTCATCGGCTCTTTATCCAGGCGCGGAAAGTCCATCCCCGGCGATGTATCGCTCCTGGCCCTGAGCACCTTCGGCAATGCGTCGGTTATGGAGCGGCCCATCGATGAAATCCCCATGCAGCCCAACAAGACGTGCTCGCGTGGGGTGGATATGCTCATGGATCGGCTTGAGGGGCGCAATCTGAGCCTTGGGTCCGTTGAACTGATTCCCTCGAATTACCTGCGGCGGGGGTCTGTCGGGCCTGTTTCCACGAGAGGATGA
- a CDS encoding phage antirepressor KilAC domain-containing protein: MSTDIIQPFDFKGHQVRTLTFETGQTWWVLKDVCDALELSNPSRVAQRLDSDEVTKFDPNSGLGSRSNEPVNIVNESGLYKIVLRSDKPEVHEFQRWVTHEVLPSIRMHGGYMLGQERMTPEQMALASMRWLQSKVREQEEQLGQQRPKVLFADAVTASHADILVGDLAKILKGNGVDTGATRLFAWMREHGYLMKSGSSKNMPTQKSMELGLFRVKETTVVH; encoded by the coding sequence ATGTCAACTGACATTATACAGCCCTTCGACTTCAAGGGCCATCAAGTAAGAACCCTGACGTTTGAGACGGGTCAGACCTGGTGGGTGCTCAAGGACGTGTGTGATGCGCTTGAGCTCTCAAACCCGAGTCGGGTGGCGCAGCGTCTGGACTCGGACGAGGTGACCAAGTTTGACCCTAACTCTGGGTTAGGGTCACGTAGCAACGAGCCGGTCAACATAGTCAATGAGTCCGGTTTGTACAAGATCGTCCTCCGTTCGGATAAGCCCGAGGTGCATGAGTTTCAACGTTGGGTGACGCATGAGGTGCTCCCGTCGATCCGTATGCATGGGGGTTACATGCTGGGGCAGGAGCGTATGACTCCCGAGCAGATGGCCTTGGCTTCCATGCGCTGGCTTCAGTCCAAGGTCCGCGAACAGGAGGAGCAGCTTGGCCAGCAAAGGCCGAAGGTACTGTTCGCGGATGCGGTCACTGCCTCGCACGCGGACATCCTTGTGGGCGACCTGGCGAAGATCCTCAAGGGCAACGGGGTGGACACTGGGGCTACCAGGCTGTTCGCCTGGATGCGCGAGCACGGGTATCTGATGAAGTCAGGCAGTTCGAAGAACATGCCCACGCAGAAGTCCATGGAGCTTGGCCTGTTCAGGGTCAAGGAGACGACCGTCGTGCATTAG
- a CDS encoding carbohydrate ABC transporter permease — protein MSAHITVPKARKNRTVGDWVILALLIVGGLIMLFPFFILLLNAFKTAADYNASGPLSWPSEFSLAGLEKFWTRVRFPQKVWNSIWISGLVSVLAVVLSVLNSFALGIGRVKGRRWIVLLIMLANMMPQEALLYPLYIMFKSMGLYNSQWAIVIIFTVIQSAFGTYLLSSVYGTFPKAILEAATIDGASRWKILKDIVFPISTPTLSVMLVFFFIWTWNEYMIPMAFLIDNSKQTVPIAIASLTGDRLMDVTTTAAASLISIVPTLIFYLIFQRTLSRGITTGAVK, from the coding sequence ATGAGTGCACATATCACCGTTCCCAAGGCAAGGAAGAACCGGACGGTAGGGGACTGGGTCATCCTGGCCCTGCTGATCGTCGGTGGACTGATCATGCTCTTCCCCTTCTTCATACTCCTCCTCAACGCCTTCAAGACCGCGGCGGATTACAACGCCTCGGGTCCGCTCTCATGGCCCAGTGAATTCAGTCTGGCCGGACTGGAGAAGTTCTGGACCAGGGTCAGGTTCCCCCAGAAGGTCTGGAACAGCATCTGGATCAGCGGTCTGGTGTCGGTCCTGGCGGTCGTCCTTTCAGTGCTGAACTCCTTTGCGCTCGGAATCGGCCGGGTCAAAGGGCGGCGCTGGATCGTCCTCCTGATCATGCTGGCCAACATGATGCCCCAGGAGGCCCTGCTCTACCCGCTCTACATCATGTTCAAGAGCATGGGGCTGTATAACTCCCAATGGGCCATAGTCATCATCTTCACCGTCATCCAGAGCGCCTTCGGCACCTATCTGCTCTCCTCGGTCTATGGAACCTTCCCCAAGGCCATCCTGGAGGCCGCGACCATCGATGGGGCCAGCAGGTGGAAGATCCTCAAGGACATCGTCTTCCCCATATCCACGCCTACACTGAGCGTCATGCTGGTCTTCTTCTTCATCTGGACATGGAACGAGTACATGATTCCCATGGCCTTCCTGATTGACAACTCCAAGCAGACCGTCCCCATTGCCATCGCCTCGCTGACCGGAGACAGGCTCATGGATGTGACCACCACGGCGGCGGCCTCCCTGATCAGCATCGTACCCACGCTGATCTTCTACCTCATATTCCAGCGCACCCTCTCCAGGGGTATTACGACAGGAGCAGTGAAATAA
- the yicI gene encoding alpha-xylosidase produces the protein MKFTNGYWLARPGVEALYARLPYELSVGDDGKSMDVLATTRVIHDRADTLNLPTFRIHASSPAEGVIRVQASHWKGSRVCPGFPVNEQEADGGIITASAQGPGDGEIGQDGATVRLTSGDLSLTMTKGDSFDMTFRCGEKELTHARGKSLARFLLTPDAAVPTQPVGEFGVSPTAHAYDESPVFTSIQLGLEVGERVYGFGERFGPYVKNGQTIDIWNEDGGTASEQGYKDIPFYMTSNGYGVLVNNRGHVSFEVASENTETVQFSVPGEAIDFYLISGPDPKRILERYTALVGRPAEVPAWSYGLWLTTSFTTKYDEQTVTSMIDGMAERDIPLSVFHYDCYWMREFHWTDFQWDKRFFPDIEGTLSRLHEDKGLHVCAWINPYIGQESILFDEGADKGYLVRKPDGDIWQTDLWQAGMGLVDFTNPAARDWYKGKVKTLLAQGVDAIKTDFGERIPSDVVWFDGSDSASMHNWYTQLYNQTVFEAIEEVKGKGQACLYARSATVGGQQQPVHWGGDCESTFNGMAQTLRAGLSLVSSGFGFWSHDIGGFEGAHPDPAVYKRWIAFGLLSSHSRLHGSTVYRVPWLFDQEDERRGVVNPPEQTAVSVLRKFTRLKISLMPYLYQLGLEAHEDGQPVMRSMFMEFPEDRTALDCDRQYMLGSSLLVAPVFSYSGDVEYYLPKGVWTNWFTGEQEDCRQAGHWMSGREGFDTVPLWIRDGTVLVTRQGQTSTEYAYGTDVTVSVFLAQDGKAEARVRDEVGDDVVFTAERSGDQVTIVSSDGRDFTGCLGRGEGVRSQNGQVVLTVA, from the coding sequence ATGAAATTCACCAATGGATACTGGCTGGCCAGGCCAGGGGTCGAAGCTCTGTACGCCCGTTTGCCATACGAACTGTCGGTGGGCGATGACGGCAAGAGCATGGATGTGCTGGCCACCACGAGGGTGATTCATGACCGGGCTGATACGCTCAATCTTCCCACCTTCCGAATTCATGCATCGTCACCGGCCGAGGGGGTCATACGTGTCCAGGCCTCGCACTGGAAGGGGAGCAGGGTCTGCCCGGGTTTCCCTGTCAATGAGCAGGAGGCGGATGGGGGGATCATAACCGCCAGCGCGCAGGGCCCCGGAGACGGGGAGATCGGTCAGGACGGGGCCACCGTCCGCCTGACCAGCGGCGACCTGAGCCTGACCATGACCAAGGGCGACTCCTTCGACATGACCTTCAGATGCGGCGAGAAGGAACTGACCCACGCCAGGGGCAAGTCCCTGGCCAGGTTCCTCCTTACCCCGGATGCTGCGGTGCCCACCCAGCCGGTGGGGGAGTTCGGCGTCTCGCCCACGGCCCATGCCTACGACGAGTCACCGGTCTTCACCTCCATCCAGCTCGGACTGGAGGTGGGGGAGCGGGTCTACGGCTTCGGAGAACGCTTCGGCCCGTATGTGAAGAACGGCCAGACCATCGACATCTGGAATGAGGACGGCGGCACTGCGAGTGAGCAGGGCTACAAGGACATCCCGTTCTACATGACGAGCAACGGGTATGGGGTCCTGGTCAACAACAGGGGGCATGTCTCCTTCGAGGTGGCCTCCGAAAACACGGAGACCGTCCAGTTCAGCGTCCCCGGTGAGGCCATCGACTTCTACCTGATTTCGGGGCCGGACCCCAAGCGGATCCTGGAACGGTACACCGCCCTGGTCGGCAGGCCCGCCGAGGTTCCGGCCTGGTCATACGGACTGTGGCTGACCACCTCGTTCACCACCAAGTATGACGAGCAGACGGTCACCTCCATGATCGACGGCATGGCCGAAAGGGACATACCGCTCAGCGTCTTCCACTATGACTGCTACTGGATGCGTGAGTTCCACTGGACGGACTTCCAGTGGGACAAACGCTTCTTCCCCGACATCGAGGGGACCCTGAGCCGTCTCCATGAGGACAAGGGATTGCACGTCTGCGCCTGGATCAACCCCTACATCGGGCAGGAGAGCATCCTGTTCGATGAGGGAGCGGACAAGGGCTACCTGGTGCGCAAGCCTGACGGTGACATCTGGCAGACGGACCTCTGGCAGGCCGGCATGGGACTGGTGGACTTCACCAACCCTGCCGCCCGCGACTGGTACAAGGGGAAGGTCAAGACCCTCCTCGCCCAGGGGGTCGACGCCATCAAGACCGATTTCGGCGAACGCATTCCCTCGGACGTGGTCTGGTTCGATGGATCGGACTCGGCCTCCATGCACAACTGGTACACCCAGCTCTACAACCAGACCGTCTTCGAGGCCATAGAAGAAGTGAAGGGCAAGGGGCAGGCCTGCCTGTATGCCAGGTCGGCGACCGTCGGCGGGCAGCAACAGCCGGTCCACTGGGGTGGCGACTGCGAGTCGACCTTCAACGGCATGGCCCAGACACTGCGGGCCGGGCTGTCCCTGGTCAGCTCGGGCTTCGGGTTCTGGAGTCACGATATCGGTGGCTTCGAAGGTGCCCATCCCGACCCGGCGGTCTACAAGCGCTGGATCGCCTTCGGTCTCCTGTCGTCCCACTCCCGCCTGCATGGTTCCACCGTCTACCGGGTGCCCTGGCTCTTTGACCAGGAGGATGAGCGGCGTGGTGTGGTCAATCCGCCCGAGCAGACCGCCGTCAGTGTGCTGAGGAAGTTCACCAGGTTGAAGATCTCACTCATGCCGTATCTCTACCAGCTCGGACTTGAGGCACATGAGGATGGGCAGCCCGTCATGCGGTCCATGTTCATGGAATTCCCCGAAGACAGGACCGCTCTGGACTGCGACAGGCAGTACATGCTGGGTTCCTCCCTCCTGGTGGCCCCGGTCTTCTCCTACTCCGGAGACGTGGAGTACTACCTGCCCAAGGGTGTGTGGACCAACTGGTTCACCGGTGAGCAGGAGGACTGCCGGCAGGCGGGTCACTGGATGAGCGGTCGGGAAGGCTTCGATACCGTACCGCTCTGGATCCGTGACGGAACCGTACTGGTTACCCGGCAGGGGCAAACCAGTACTGAATATGCCTACGGAACGGATGTCACCGTCTCCGTCTTCCTGGCTCAGGATGGCAAGGCCGAGGCCCGCGTTCGTGACGAGGTCGGCGATGATGTGGTCTTCACCGCTGAACGTAGCGGTGATCAAGTGACCATCGTCTCCTCCGATGGCCGCGACTTCACCGGATGCCTGGGCAGGGGAGAGGGTGTGCGCTCCCAGAACGGACAAGTGGTGCTGACTGTTGCATAA
- a CDS encoding AbiH family protein, protein MSDRQVLVLGNGFDLQCGLKSSFADFMQTRIARVGKIEAMLSSEDVPMITVQRPDGNELHGNNLSYLLWGDDLTVWDFILIEDKQLRTWYDVEECIKEWVDYSSPSAPSSPHLRQICDAFVKPDKYHWPDLKCPVKAQPCVLAYATDFYSWDGQPGPLLGILLDQLHRFEASFAGYIYNQVSCHSHYSACANTLITNLANDEMPEKIFDVVYSEGWYSGLPGSTNILDFNYTSPIIWGWENCPTCLNVHGLAGDGNIIFGIDGTNLIPEQECYANIVKFTKTYRIMELNSTPHPSLVSPYLSSDPNSATNTIKFFGHSLAEADYSYFQAIFDEVSLYESNTRLIFYYNERRPDGKNANAQEEMFEKVNHLITTYGQTLDNKDHGKNLLHKLLLEGRLIIKQVPLNSREVHIGNN, encoded by the coding sequence TTGTCAGATAGACAAGTGCTGGTATTAGGGAATGGTTTCGACCTTCAATGCGGGCTGAAGTCAAGTTTTGCTGACTTCATGCAGACCCGGATCGCCAGGGTGGGAAAAATAGAGGCCATGCTGTCTTCCGAAGATGTTCCGATGATTACGGTCCAGCGGCCAGACGGCAACGAATTACACGGGAATAATCTATCTTATCTGCTTTGGGGAGACGACCTTACCGTATGGGATTTCATTCTTATTGAAGATAAGCAGCTACGAACATGGTACGACGTGGAAGAGTGCATCAAGGAATGGGTGGACTATAGCTCGCCGTCTGCTCCAAGCAGTCCGCACCTGCGACAAATCTGCGATGCCTTCGTGAAACCCGACAAATATCATTGGCCTGACCTAAAGTGCCCAGTAAAAGCACAGCCATGTGTCCTGGCTTACGCAACGGATTTCTACAGCTGGGACGGACAGCCTGGTCCACTTCTAGGCATCCTATTGGACCAGCTGCATCGTTTCGAGGCCAGTTTTGCCGGATATATCTATAATCAGGTCAGTTGCCATAGTCATTATTCCGCCTGCGCAAACACTCTGATTACGAACCTGGCCAACGACGAAATGCCAGAAAAGATCTTTGACGTGGTGTATTCGGAAGGCTGGTATTCGGGACTTCCCGGATCCACCAACATATTGGACTTCAATTACACCTCACCAATCATATGGGGCTGGGAGAACTGCCCTACCTGTTTGAACGTCCATGGCCTGGCCGGGGACGGAAACATCATTTTCGGGATAGACGGGACGAATCTCATCCCCGAGCAGGAATGCTATGCCAACATCGTCAAATTCACAAAAACCTACCGTATCATGGAGCTCAACAGCACACCACACCCATCATTGGTCAGCCCCTATCTGTCCAGCGACCCGAACAGCGCGACAAACACAATCAAATTCTTCGGGCATTCGTTGGCGGAAGCCGATTACTCGTACTTCCAAGCCATTTTTGACGAGGTCAGCCTATATGAAAGCAACACCCGTTTGATTTTCTATTACAACGAGAGACGTCCGGATGGGAAAAATGCGAATGCGCAGGAGGAGATGTTCGAGAAAGTCAACCACCTGATCACTACATACGGACAGACTCTCGACAACAAAGACCACGGCAAAAACCTGCTGCACAAGCTGCTGTTGGAAGGCAGGCTGATCATCAAGCAGGTACCCTTAAACTCACGTGAAGTCCATATCGGAAACAACTAA
- a CDS encoding ABC transporter substrate-binding protein, with protein sequence MKVSKKIMAAATAVASLVGLATLSGCGGSDSAQEEHPDSIKIWYYEEDNGSQGKAWKQAIADYEKKTGVKVNFEKKTFEQIRQNASQILNSDDAPDVMEYNKGNATAGLLSSQGLLSNLDDYVTKYNWDKKITGSLAVPGKYDEKGVMGSGDWYGITTYGEEVMMYYNTEMFDKYGIAIPGTMAELESAMQKFKENGVTPLSEGVAEYPLQHLWWQLVLQKADSKLIDAYQRYDGEVDWEGPAMTYATETIKDWVDKGYISKDSTGLKAEDAGQNFMKGTYPMFFSGSWWFGRFQSDVPDLKWQVGLFPESKKIPGGSGNIWVIPERSKKKDAAAEFINMTLTKENQNLMGNAGGLPIAADPDKITDPKSKELIAGFNEVIKDDRLGYYPDWPTSTLYDELNAGLQELVNGTKAPKDVLKELQGKYDKGVETSGVKQQ encoded by the coding sequence ATGAAGGTGTCTAAGAAAATCATGGCGGCGGCAACGGCTGTGGCAAGTCTCGTGGGACTCGCAACACTGTCTGGCTGCGGCGGCAGTGACAGCGCCCAGGAGGAGCACCCGGACTCCATCAAGATCTGGTACTACGAGGAGGACAACGGCTCCCAGGGCAAGGCCTGGAAGCAGGCCATAGCCGACTACGAGAAGAAGACCGGCGTGAAGGTCAACTTCGAAAAGAAGACCTTCGAACAGATCAGGCAGAACGCCAGCCAGATTCTGAACTCCGATGACGCCCCCGATGTCATGGAGTACAACAAGGGCAACGCCACGGCAGGTCTGCTGTCGAGCCAGGGGCTTCTGTCCAACCTCGATGATTACGTCACGAAGTACAACTGGGACAAGAAGATCACCGGTTCCCTGGCCGTGCCGGGCAAGTATGACGAAAAGGGAGTCATGGGGTCCGGCGACTGGTACGGCATCACCACCTATGGCGAAGAGGTGATGATGTACTACAACACGGAGATGTTCGACAAGTACGGCATCGCCATCCCCGGGACCATGGCCGAGTTGGAATCGGCCATGCAGAAGTTCAAGGAGAATGGCGTGACGCCCCTGTCCGAGGGTGTGGCCGAATATCCCCTTCAGCACCTGTGGTGGCAGCTGGTCCTGCAGAAGGCGGATTCCAAGCTGATTGACGCTTACCAGCGCTATGACGGCGAGGTCGACTGGGAAGGGCCTGCCATGACCTACGCCACCGAGACCATCAAGGACTGGGTCGACAAGGGGTACATCAGCAAGGACTCTACCGGTCTCAAGGCCGAGGATGCCGGGCAGAACTTCATGAAGGGCACCTATCCCATGTTCTTCTCCGGATCCTGGTGGTTCGGACGCTTCCAGAGTGATGTCCCCGACCTCAAGTGGCAGGTCGGTCTCTTCCCGGAGTCCAAGAAGATCCCTGGTGGATCCGGTAACATCTGGGTCATTCCCGAGCGTTCCAAGAAGAAGGACGCCGCCGCGGAGTTCATCAACATGACCCTGACCAAGGAAAACCAGAACCTGATGGGCAATGCCGGTGGTCTGCCCATTGCCGCCGACCCCGACAAGATCACCGATCCCAAGAGCAAGGAGCTGATAGCCGGGTTCAACGAGGTCATCAAGGATGATCGGCTGGGCTACTATCCCGATTGGCCCACGTCCACCCTGTACGACGAGCTGAACGCGGGCCTGCAGGAACTGGTTAACGGGACCAAGGCCCCCAAGGACGTGCTCAAGGAACTCCAGGGCAAGTACGACAAGGGTGTTGAAACGTCAGGTGTGAAGCAGCAGTAG
- a CDS encoding helix-turn-helix domain-containing protein, translating to MNVNQATAKALHAARVVSGLTYDELAKKTGMNVQAIYRVFGAKGEIKVTQLASLAGAMGLTPHQILEDAQRIMERSKTES from the coding sequence ATGAATGTAAATCAGGCTACAGCCAAGGCCCTTCATGCCGCTAGAGTAGTCAGCGGTCTTACATATGACGAGCTAGCAAAGAAAACAGGAATGAACGTGCAAGCCATCTACCGTGTATTCGGCGCAAAGGGCGAGATAAAGGTGACCCAGCTTGCTTCGCTGGCAGGAGCTATGGGTCTTACGCCACATCAAATCCTTGAGGACGCGCAACGGATTATGGAGCGCAGCAAAACCGAAAGTTAG
- a CDS encoding BRO family protein, with translation MSTDIIQPFDFKGHQVRTLTFETGQTWWVLADVAKVLGVQNASDLAKRLDQDERSRFNLGRQGEGWIVNESGLYKIVLRSDKPEAREFQRWVTHDVLPTIRRHGAYMSTDVIENTLSDPDYLIRLAQTLKKEKEARALAETKVGELEPKAIALDVLSNAEGTYSISEAAKLLSDTGCSMRVKDLTDWLSSNKWIYRRDGHWLASQDRIKAGHLLMCSYSHPGQRKDGTTFALAAQVRLTTKGLNLIASRITRQRLEAVRSEDVEVAA, from the coding sequence ATGTCAACTGACATTATACAGCCCTTCGACTTCAAGGGCCATCAAGTAAGAACCCTCACCTTTGAGACGGGGCAGACCTGGTGGGTGCTTGCCGATGTTGCGAAAGTGCTGGGAGTGCAGAACGCCTCCGATCTCGCCAAGCGGCTGGACCAGGATGAACGGTCTAGATTCAATCTAGGTCGTCAGGGCGAGGGTTGGATCGTCAACGAGTCAGGCCTGTACAAGATCGTCCTACGCTCCGATAAGCCGGAGGCCCGCGAGTTCCAACGCTGGGTGACCCATGACGTGCTGCCCACGATCCGTCGCCACGGCGCTTACATGTCGACGGACGTGATCGAGAACACCCTCTCCGACCCGGACTATCTGATCCGCCTGGCGCAAACCCTCAAGAAAGAGAAGGAAGCCAGGGCGCTCGCAGAGACGAAGGTGGGTGAGCTGGAACCCAAGGCCATCGCACTCGACGTGCTGTCCAACGCCGAAGGCACCTACTCGATAAGTGAAGCGGCAAAGCTGCTCAGCGACACCGGCTGCTCCATGCGCGTCAAGGACCTCACCGACTGGCTGTCCTCCAACAAGTGGATATACCGGCGAGACGGGCACTGGCTCGCCAGCCAGGACCGCATCAAAGCAGGACACCTCCTCATGTGCAGCTACAGCCACCCAGGGCAACGCAAAGACGGAACCACCTTCGCGCTCGCGGCCCAGGTGCGGCTGACCACCAAGGGCCTGAACCTCATAGCCAGCCGCATCACCCGGCAGCGGCTTGAGGCCGTCCGCAGCGAGGATGTGGAGGTGGCGGCATGA
- a CDS encoding phage holin, with protein MHDRYDFRGRGRPYWLPDWLYQILKWVGLAFLPLLGAFIHSVGPIWGLPHTDAIVTTIYALGVLIAGNEAKAALSK; from the coding sequence ATACATGACCGATACGATTTCCGAGGACGGGGCAGGCCCTACTGGCTGCCCGACTGGCTCTACCAGATCCTCAAATGGGTGGGACTCGCGTTCCTGCCACTGCTGGGGGCCTTCATCCACAGCGTCGGACCGATATGGGGCTTGCCCCACACGGACGCTATCGTGACTACGATCTACGCGCTGGGAGTGCTCATCGCAGGCAACGAGGCCAAAGCTGCACTCAGCAAATAG